A region from the Criblamydia sequanensis CRIB-18 genome encodes:
- a CDS encoding CDP-glycerol glycerophosphotransferase family protein: MSSLKAVAINQSSHLHYNDHLVPIADVMGIPLLLIEDDSYDITKKFYPDALLEKIPFADFTPETLIQNYDVLFMSDLWDREVFHAKFDFLESKYKKTMRNVHVPHGFSDKGFYLRKAANEDITLVYGQNMMDLFKAENVLQNLNQYVIVGNYRYTYYKKHQEFFNSLVLKEVIHRFPKKQKVILYAPTWLDLEESTTFFDAYDQVIGKLPESFNLIVKLHPQLELDDTALYYQIIGKYKNKPNIQFLTDFPLVYPLLYYTDVYLGDMSSIGYDFLIFDRPMFFLNKFERNPKTDRRLLLANAGVSLSPKDYENLYPMIEANLEKESDSLKAIRKELYNYTFGEEKPFSQIKEEIWAACKTTNAS; encoded by the coding sequence ATGAGTTCGCTAAAAGCTGTCGCTATCAACCAATCGTCTCATCTTCACTACAATGACCATCTCGTTCCTATAGCGGATGTCATGGGAATCCCCTTACTTTTAATTGAGGATGATTCTTATGACATTACTAAAAAATTTTATCCCGATGCCCTTCTTGAAAAAATCCCTTTTGCTGATTTTACCCCTGAAACCTTAATTCAAAATTATGATGTCCTTTTCATGTCCGATCTTTGGGATAGAGAGGTGTTTCACGCTAAATTTGACTTTCTTGAAAGCAAATACAAAAAGACGATGCGCAATGTTCATGTGCCTCACGGTTTTTCAGATAAAGGTTTTTATTTAAGAAAAGCTGCTAATGAAGATATCACTTTGGTTTATGGCCAAAACATGATGGATCTTTTTAAAGCTGAGAATGTCCTTCAAAATCTGAATCAATATGTAATCGTTGGAAATTATCGATACACCTATTACAAAAAGCATCAGGAATTTTTCAACTCCCTTGTTTTAAAAGAGGTGATTCATCGCTTCCCCAAAAAACAAAAAGTTATTCTCTATGCCCCCACTTGGCTTGACCTTGAAGAATCCACCACTTTTTTTGATGCGTATGACCAAGTGATTGGAAAGCTTCCCGAATCTTTCAATTTAATAGTAAAGCTACATCCCCAGCTAGAACTAGATGACACGGCACTTTATTACCAAATCATCGGGAAATATAAAAATAAGCCGAATATTCAGTTTTTGACAGATTTTCCTCTTGTTTACCCCCTTCTTTATTATACGGATGTTTACCTTGGAGACATGTCTTCTATTGGCTACGACTTTCTAATTTTCGATAGACCTATGTTCTTTCTTAATAAATTTGAACGCAATCCTAAAACCGATAGACGCCTTTTATTAGCGAATGCAGGTGTGAGTTTATCCCCCAAGGACTATGAAAACCTCTACCCCATGATTGAAGCCAACCTTGAAAAAGAAAGCGATTCTCTTAAGGCGATTAGAAAAGAGCTTTATAATTATACTTTCGGAGAAGAAAAGCCTTTTTCACAAATAAAAGAAGAAATATGGGCAGCTTGTAAAACTACCAATGCTTCATGA
- the frr gene encoding ribosome recycling factor, with protein sequence MRIKEQTEEGMKAALNHLAQELKNIRTGRANPGILDSVSVEVYGSPMRLRDLANITVPESRQLLIIPFDKKNCASIGKAIEKANLGLRPIVEGDVVRINIPPMDENIRKDMVKLCHKRREEAKVGIRNVRAHNNKIVRDEKAQGNIGEDIVKKEEKEIQTLTDKYCKLADDMVAQKEKEILTI encoded by the coding sequence ATGCGAATCAAAGAGCAAACAGAAGAAGGAATGAAAGCCGCTCTCAACCACTTAGCACAAGAATTAAAGAACATTCGAACCGGAAGGGCCAATCCAGGAATACTTGATAGCGTTTCAGTTGAAGTTTATGGCTCGCCAATGCGTCTTAGGGACCTTGCAAATATAACAGTCCCTGAATCAAGACAGCTTCTTATCATTCCTTTCGATAAAAAAAATTGCGCGTCTATCGGCAAAGCGATTGAGAAGGCAAATTTGGGCTTAAGACCTATTGTGGAAGGGGATGTTGTTCGTATTAACATTCCTCCCATGGATGAGAACATCCGTAAGGACATGGTCAAACTGTGCCACAAGCGCCGTGAAGAAGCTAAAGTTGGCATAAGGAATGTAAGAGCGCACAATAATAAAATTGTTCGTGATGAAAAGGCTCAAGGGAATATTGGAGAAGACATTGTGAAAAAAGAGGAAAAGGAAATCCAAACCCTGACAGACAAATATTGCAAATTGGCAGACGATATGGTCGCGCAAAAGGAAAAAGAAATTTTGACAATCTAG
- a CDS encoding RluA family pseudouridine synthase gives MEWIVREESSLIDCLRKMYPDSSVTQVKSFYQNKRVLVNGRFPSSLTALLKEKDLIIIRDKPIFLEKGIDLLYKDKDIAVIDKPKGLLSVATDFETLTTAHGILKRFFKPKRVFPVHRLDQDTSGLLIFALSEPARDNLKKSFEAHRIKRRYVAIIEGHLPESEGTWKSYLFEDPNYIVRTTDDPKGGQLAITHYAVKKTSKNLSWLEVHLETGKKNQIRVHCQKAGHSVLGDTKYGAQKKASRLFLHAESLEFIHPITNKLMRFDSPVPDIFYQVIEGR, from the coding sequence ATGGAATGGATTGTCAGGGAAGAGTCTAGTTTAATCGATTGCTTGAGGAAAATGTATCCTGACTCAAGCGTCACTCAAGTCAAATCTTTTTATCAAAATAAAAGGGTGTTGGTAAACGGCAGGTTTCCGAGCAGCTTAACGGCTCTTTTAAAAGAAAAAGACCTTATCATTATTAGGGATAAGCCGATTTTTTTAGAAAAAGGGATCGACCTATTGTATAAAGATAAAGACATTGCGGTGATTGATAAACCTAAAGGTTTGCTAAGTGTAGCCACAGATTTTGAGACGTTAACGACGGCGCATGGTATTTTAAAAAGATTTTTTAAACCAAAAAGGGTTTTTCCCGTTCATCGCCTAGATCAAGACACCTCAGGTCTTTTAATTTTTGCCCTAAGCGAGCCGGCTCGAGATAATTTAAAAAAATCCTTTGAGGCCCACAGGATTAAAAGGCGGTATGTGGCCATAATTGAGGGTCATCTGCCGGAAAGCGAGGGAACATGGAAATCCTATCTTTTTGAAGATCCAAACTACATCGTGAGAACAACGGATGACCCAAAAGGCGGGCAGCTTGCCATCACCCATTATGCGGTAAAGAAAACATCCAAAAATTTGAGTTGGCTTGAAGTCCACCTTGAAACCGGCAAAAAGAATCAAATTAGAGTCCACTGTCAAAAAGCCGGGCATTCGGTCCTTGGAGATACTAAATACGGCGCTCAAAAAAAGGCATCCCGGCTTTTTTTACATGCCGAATCTCTTGAATTTATTCATCCGATCACAAATAAGTTAATGCGTTTTGATTCCCCTGTCCCTGATATTTTTTACCAAGTCATCGAAGGACGCTAA
- a CDS encoding NTP transferase domain-containing protein translates to MKVIILAAGKGRRLGPLQSPKPLTKLANGKSILSCQVDHLLKHFSIHDILIVVGYKKELIMEAFPDLGFVYSPGYEEENTSQSLLRALYKIEDEDLLFLNGDVVFKESVLSKLLSSKNSSLLVSETEVSEEEVKYDLKDDGSIRNISKEVKHPLGEALGINLIRKEDLPLLKKTLKLCLPNDYFEKGIEIAIGEGLKIYPTIVSKESCMEIDFPKDLERANIIMKHW, encoded by the coding sequence ATGAAAGTGATCATTTTAGCTGCAGGAAAAGGGCGTAGGCTTGGGCCTTTGCAAAGCCCGAAACCCTTGACAAAACTAGCTAACGGGAAAAGTATCCTTTCCTGTCAGGTAGATCATCTCCTGAAACATTTCTCCATTCACGACATCTTGATTGTGGTAGGCTATAAAAAAGAGCTTATCATGGAAGCTTTTCCTGACCTTGGTTTTGTCTATAGTCCGGGTTATGAAGAAGAAAATACCTCTCAAAGCCTCTTAAGAGCCTTATATAAAATCGAAGATGAAGACCTTCTATTCTTAAATGGCGATGTCGTATTTAAAGAGTCTGTTCTAAGCAAGCTGTTATCTTCAAAAAATAGCTCGCTTCTTGTTTCTGAAACTGAGGTTTCCGAAGAAGAAGTTAAGTATGACCTTAAAGACGACGGCAGCATCCGAAATATATCCAAAGAAGTGAAACATCCTTTAGGGGAAGCTCTGGGCATCAATTTGATAAGAAAAGAAGATCTCCCTCTTCTAAAAAAAACATTAAAACTTTGCTTGCCAAACGATTATTTTGAAAAAGGGATAGAAATAGCTATCGGGGAGGGTCTAAAAATTTACCCCACAATCGTTTCTAAAGAGAGCTGCATGGAGATCGATTTTCCAAAAGATCTAGAAAGAGCAAATATTATCATGAAGCATTGGTAG
- a CDS encoding UvrB/UvrC motif-containing protein — MIQEFSEEPKEKLPDRPLECSECKKPITIRYTEIEKGKFTEFSMCNDCPCLKKKLRGAPLEMAEGEAVRAGLACGNCGMTLESFLVGHPLGCSQCYAVFAEDILKELHTRGRLPPKTGTSKKSQLHMGRSPGEVVEISPSLQLIALNEALSEMLKREDYEQAAMIRDQINALTESAEKEKREKKQ; from the coding sequence ATGATTCAAGAGTTCTCCGAGGAACCTAAAGAAAAATTGCCCGATCGCCCGCTTGAATGCAGCGAATGCAAAAAGCCGATTACCATCCGATATACAGAAATCGAAAAGGGAAAGTTTACCGAATTCTCCATGTGCAACGATTGTCCTTGCTTAAAGAAAAAGCTAAGGGGTGCTCCTCTTGAAATGGCTGAGGGTGAGGCGGTTAGAGCCGGACTTGCTTGCGGCAATTGCGGGATGACTTTGGAATCTTTTCTTGTCGGGCATCCGCTTGGATGCAGCCAATGCTATGCTGTTTTTGCAGAAGATATTTTAAAAGAACTGCATACCAGGGGAAGGCTTCCTCCAAAGACAGGCACTTCAAAAAAATCTCAGCTTCATATGGGAAGGTCTCCTGGAGAAGTCGTGGAGATAAGCCCCTCGCTTCAATTGATTGCTTTAAATGAAGCTTTAAGCGAGATGCTTAAACGAGAAGATTATGAACAGGCCGCCATGATTCGCGATCAGATTAACGCATTGACTGAAAGTGCAGAAAAAGAAAAGAGAGAAAAAAAGCAATGA
- the rpsT gene encoding 30S ribosomal protein S20 yields the protein MAKETAPKKKTKRPTPEKRNLQNEKRRVQNKVFRSSLRTSIKRFNEETTKDDKDLLKEKLSEAFSLLDKAAKRGIIKKNAASRKKARLAAAFAKNAK from the coding sequence ATGGCTAAAGAAACCGCTCCAAAAAAGAAGACTAAGCGTCCAACGCCTGAAAAGAGAAATCTTCAGAACGAAAAGCGCCGAGTACAAAACAAAGTGTTCCGTTCTAGCCTTAGAACGTCCATAAAACGTTTTAACGAAGAAACGACTAAAGATGATAAAGATCTTTTGAAAGAAAAATTAAGCGAAGCCTTTAGTTTGCTTGACAAAGCTGCAAAACGCGGCATTATCAAGAAAAATGCAGCTAGCCGCAAAAAAGCACGCCTTGCAGCAGCTTTTGCAAAAAACGCTAAGTAG